Proteins encoded by one window of Leptospira neocaledonica:
- a CDS encoding C1 family peptidase, translating into MKPNLRLLSALLLLLSATGLFSQTPPGLGMKQEPAELLASFKEANPNRISHRGLSSSVDLSQYMPPVGDQGQQSSCVAWSTAYATKSFQEYMERKDRGWKLSDSSGSPNYSNIFSPAFIYNQINGGRDNGSLISDAMRIVVEKGAAPWSSMPYNERDYLARPPQDAFNVASSYKAKEFLRIRQTDPTELKNQLSLGRPVVAGIIVYENFMNLKGKEIYKEGVGKTYGGHAIAIVGYDDSKGAFKFINSWSTQWGDNGYGYIDYRWFTKVCQSAFVLVDDVTPATATNTTTTTPATDVKPVPPEKVKPTAPKEIAATQGSFSDKVVLTWASVPLAIGYEIHRKGPGDSSFSKVGLSQTNGFTDDGIQKDMAYSYKVATLTDTDSSDLSDGEAIGYAKTEEAKAPPKVVGVKASQGQYPNKIDLVWESISDVSDYYVYKWNSIQKKYLSVGRVKNTNYTDNAAAKNGVTEFYVIAAISNGKTGDASDAASGFTMKAEAKPSKPFGLTATKGLYNSKIEVQWQKVSGASKYLVYRYDVSGLFGGGAWSKIGEEAKEAFIDEKLNGQYAFYAVAAVNKDGQSGPFSDYAYGYIDPNKHRAAKLPTPNNLKGALDAKTGKISLKWDSVKGANEYYVYRKKRGASSWDFVSGTNEKTTNFVADVPEKEILYLYSVTSKTDLGGESDKATPVSAVLSQAKPAKVMRSFGGDSSLEKFKGPWTAMSWDGSKGVNQVLLEIESQDNVNYVVKFNKQKIFEGRYVENSPIIDKEGKFRIEIENAGDALQVTLKDNGIINQKATLNFLKE; encoded by the coding sequence ATGAAACCAAATTTGCGTTTATTATCCGCTTTATTACTTTTACTTTCCGCAACCGGCCTATTCTCTCAGACACCTCCAGGCCTGGGAATGAAACAAGAACCTGCGGAACTTTTAGCTTCATTCAAAGAAGCAAATCCGAATCGAATATCTCATAGAGGACTTTCTTCTTCTGTGGATCTGTCCCAATACATGCCTCCTGTAGGAGATCAGGGTCAGCAGAGTTCCTGCGTGGCTTGGTCCACTGCCTATGCCACCAAGTCTTTTCAAGAATATATGGAAAGAAAGGATAGAGGTTGGAAATTAAGCGACTCTTCCGGAAGTCCAAACTATTCCAATATTTTTTCACCTGCGTTCATCTATAACCAGATCAACGGAGGCAGAGACAACGGATCTTTGATTTCGGATGCAATGCGTATAGTTGTAGAAAAAGGAGCAGCTCCGTGGTCTTCTATGCCATATAACGAGAGAGATTATCTGGCTCGCCCTCCTCAAGATGCTTTTAATGTGGCTTCTTCTTATAAAGCAAAAGAATTTTTGAGAATCAGGCAAACCGATCCGACCGAACTTAAAAACCAGCTCTCTTTGGGAAGGCCCGTAGTAGCCGGTATAATAGTTTATGAAAATTTTATGAATTTAAAGGGAAAAGAAATTTATAAAGAGGGAGTTGGTAAAACTTACGGAGGACATGCAATTGCAATCGTAGGCTACGATGATTCCAAGGGTGCATTCAAATTTATCAACTCTTGGTCCACACAATGGGGAGATAACGGCTACGGTTATATCGATTATAGATGGTTCACTAAAGTTTGCCAATCTGCCTTCGTACTTGTGGACGATGTGACGCCGGCAACTGCCACGAACACAACGACTACCACACCTGCAACAGATGTAAAACCAGTACCTCCTGAAAAAGTAAAACCGACCGCTCCGAAAGAGATCGCAGCCACCCAAGGTTCTTTTTCGGATAAAGTAGTGCTGACCTGGGCATCGGTTCCGCTTGCGATCGGATACGAGATTCATAGAAAGGGTCCTGGAGATTCTTCTTTTTCTAAGGTCGGACTTTCTCAGACAAATGGATTTACGGATGACGGGATCCAAAAGGATATGGCTTATTCTTATAAAGTTGCAACCTTAACAGACACTGACTCTTCCGATTTATCCGATGGAGAAGCGATCGGTTACGCAAAAACGGAAGAGGCAAAAGCTCCCCCTAAAGTTGTGGGAGTTAAAGCAAGCCAAGGGCAATATCCGAACAAAATCGACCTGGTTTGGGAATCGATCAGTGATGTTTCCGATTATTATGTATATAAGTGGAATTCCATCCAGAAAAAATATCTCTCTGTTGGAAGAGTTAAGAATACGAATTACACTGATAATGCGGCCGCCAAGAACGGGGTCACTGAATTTTATGTAATCGCTGCGATCAGTAATGGTAAAACAGGAGATGCTTCCGATGCAGCTTCCGGATTTACTATGAAGGCAGAAGCTAAACCTTCTAAACCTTTCGGGCTTACAGCAACAAAAGGATTATATAATAGTAAAATAGAAGTACAATGGCAGAAGGTCTCGGGAGCTTCTAAATATCTGGTATATCGTTATGATGTAAGCGGATTATTCGGAGGAGGCGCTTGGTCCAAGATAGGAGAAGAAGCAAAAGAGGCATTCATTGATGAAAAACTCAATGGCCAGTATGCATTCTACGCAGTGGCAGCAGTGAATAAGGACGGTCAATCCGGACCATTCTCCGATTATGCTTACGGATATATAGATCCGAACAAACATAGAGCTGCAAAACTTCCTACTCCGAACAATCTGAAAGGCGCACTCGATGCAAAAACAGGAAAAATTTCTCTGAAATGGGACTCCGTTAAAGGGGCCAACGAATACTATGTGTATCGTAAAAAAAGAGGAGCTTCTTCTTGGGACTTCGTTTCCGGCACCAATGAAAAGACTACAAACTTTGTCGCAGATGTTCCTGAGAAAGAAATTTTGTATCTCTACTCGGTGACTTCTAAAACGGATTTAGGTGGAGAAAGTGATAAGGCTACTCCTGTATCAGCCGTTCTTTCCCAAGCAAAACCCGCTAAGGTGATGCGTTCTTTTGGTGGAGACTCTAGTTTAGAAAAATTTAAAGGACCTTGGACTGCTATGTCTTGGGATGGCTCTAAAGGTGTAAACCAAGTTCTTCTGGAAATCGAAAGCCAAGACAATGTGAACTACGTTGTGAAGTTCAATAAGCAGAAAATTTTCGAAGGAAGATATGTGGAGAATAGCCCTATCATCGACAAAGAAGGTAAATTCCGGATCGAGATCGAAAATGCGGGAGATGCTCTGCAAGTGACACTAAAAGATAATGGGATCATTAACCAGAAAGCGACTCTGAATTTCTTGAAGGAATAG